A single window of Achromobacter xylosoxidans DNA harbors:
- a CDS encoding LacI family DNA-binding transcriptional regulator, with amino-acid sequence MSIRKPRSTRAGRVTMQEVARRAGVSAITVSRALRTPDKVAEAVRLRITQVCQELGYVPNHAASALASARSQTIVVLIPSLSNVVFVDIISGIKEVLDEQGYHLLIGVTGYSPDAEEALLRKYLQHLPDGLILTGIDHNPGVWELLRAQGMPTVHTIETLEDSDGMSVGFSQFESGYAAGRHLVERGCRRIGIVGAQLDPRSLRRCEGCRQALRDAGLHDPALEIMTPEKSSIALGAALLEALLAEHPDCDAVFFCNDDLAQGAVFQCGRLGVSVPGQMALVGFHDFAGTAWTTPPLSTIATPRYEIGREAAQLLMRHLAGQPIAQRHVDLGFTLVRRETS; translated from the coding sequence ATGTCCATCCGAAAGCCCCGCAGCACCCGCGCCGGCCGCGTGACCATGCAAGAGGTCGCGCGCCGCGCCGGGGTCAGCGCGATCACCGTGTCGCGCGCCTTGCGCACCCCCGACAAGGTGGCCGAGGCGGTGCGCCTGCGCATCACCCAGGTCTGCCAGGAACTGGGCTACGTGCCCAACCATGCCGCCAGCGCGCTGGCGTCGGCGCGCTCGCAGACCATCGTGGTGCTGATTCCGTCGTTGAGCAACGTGGTGTTCGTGGACATCATCAGCGGCATCAAGGAGGTGCTGGACGAGCAGGGTTATCACCTGCTGATCGGCGTCACGGGATATTCGCCCGATGCCGAGGAGGCGTTGTTGCGCAAGTACCTGCAGCACCTGCCCGACGGCCTGATCCTGACCGGCATCGACCACAACCCGGGGGTCTGGGAACTGCTGCGGGCGCAGGGCATGCCCACGGTCCATACCATCGAAACCCTGGAGGACAGCGATGGCATGAGCGTCGGCTTCTCGCAGTTCGAGTCGGGCTACGCCGCCGGCCGGCACCTGGTCGAGCGCGGTTGCCGACGCATCGGCATCGTCGGCGCCCAGCTGGATCCGCGCTCGCTCAGGCGCTGTGAAGGCTGCCGCCAGGCCCTGCGCGATGCCGGCCTGCACGACCCGGCGCTTGAGATCATGACGCCCGAGAAGTCCTCGATCGCGCTGGGGGCGGCGCTGCTGGAAGCCCTGCTGGCCGAACATCCCGATTGCGACGCGGTGTTCTTCTGCAATGACGACCTGGCGCAGGGCGCGGTGTTCCAGTGCGGCCGGCTGGGCGTGAGCGTGCCTGGCCAGATGGCGCTGGTGGGTTTCCATGACTTTGCGGGAACGGCCTGGACCACGCCGCCGCTGTCGACCATCGCCACGCCGCGCTACGAGATTGGCCGGGAAGCGGCGCAACTGCTGATGCGCCACCTGGCGGGGCAGCCCATTGCGCAGCGTCACGTGGACCTGGGCTTCACGCTGGTGCGGCGCGAAACCAGCTGA
- a CDS encoding DMT family transporter, with translation MSNPAAVSSVPALAAGSRQAGILLFFAALVAFATFDAGSKQMLARYPAPFLNIVRYIAVAILALALLWRQRWPGLRAVPHKPLLVLRGVMLATVGTCFMTALIWMPLSEATAIYFTSPLIMVALSPWLLGERVRPVQWAAVAAGFVGMLLIVRPGGDLPWLGTLLMAVSAVSYAIFQVLTRKLSGKVAGPVQYAYTAFICLIVTALPAPFFLPDPWPGPTDMALIVGLGACSGLAQILLIAAFQRVAAATLAPLNYFQLLLAVAFSTFWFQRPPDGLALAGIAMIMASGIFLALRRAG, from the coding sequence ATGAGCAACCCCGCCGCCGTTTCCTCCGTCCCGGCCCTGGCCGCCGGCTCGCGCCAGGCCGGCATCCTGCTGTTCTTCGCGGCGCTGGTGGCCTTTGCCACCTTCGATGCCGGATCCAAGCAGATGCTGGCCCGCTATCCGGCGCCGTTCCTGAACATCGTGCGCTATATCGCCGTGGCGATCCTGGCGCTGGCGCTGCTGTGGCGCCAGCGCTGGCCCGGCCTGCGCGCCGTCCCCCACAAGCCCCTGCTGGTGCTCAGAGGCGTCATGCTGGCAACGGTCGGCACCTGCTTCATGACGGCGCTGATCTGGATGCCGCTGTCCGAGGCCACGGCCATCTACTTCACCTCGCCGCTCATCATGGTGGCGTTGTCGCCCTGGCTGCTGGGCGAACGCGTGCGGCCGGTGCAATGGGCCGCGGTGGCGGCGGGCTTCGTCGGCATGCTGTTGATCGTGCGGCCGGGCGGCGACCTGCCCTGGCTGGGCACGCTGCTGATGGCGGTGTCGGCGGTCAGCTACGCCATCTTCCAGGTGCTGACGCGCAAGCTGTCGGGCAAGGTGGCCGGGCCGGTCCAATACGCCTATACGGCGTTCATCTGCCTGATCGTCACGGCGTTGCCGGCGCCCTTCTTCCTGCCGGATCCCTGGCCGGGCCCGACCGACATGGCGTTGATCGTCGGCCTGGGCGCCTGCAGCGGGCTGGCGCAGATCCTGCTGATCGCGGCATTCCAGCGGGTGGCGGCCGCCACGCTGGCGCCGCTGAACTACTTCCAGCTGCTGCTGGCGGTGGCCTTCAGCACCTTCTGGTTCCAGCGTCCCCCCGACGGGTTGGCGCTGGCCGGCATCGCGATGATCATGGCGTCGGGCATATTCCTGGCGCTGCGCCGCGCCGGCTAG
- a CDS encoding histone deacetylase family protein codes for MKAFFSEEQLLHTPQQFMRLGRISAPTDLPSRAHSLQGALAARGIAVEAPPDYGRQPLESIHSPDYLDYLESAFSRWQALRGPGVDPGPEVLPNLSPYYSGRIETAGRGPCPSPSIVAQTGYYLSDLSCPIGPHTWRSALRSTHSAVAAAEHVAASGGAAYALCRPSGHHAHRDRAGGFCYLNSSAAAAARLLQSWSKVAVLDVDAHHGDGTQNIFYQRADVMTVSLHADPASYYPFYTGYAHERGHGAGEGCNLNLPLPHGAGNAPFLRALDTALAALAGYGPQALVLALGFDTYKDDPISVLRLDIDAYRDIGARVASLGVPTVVVQEGGYMVQAIGQALDAFLEGLARA; via the coding sequence ATGAAGGCGTTTTTCTCGGAAGAACAGCTGCTGCACACGCCGCAGCAGTTCATGCGGCTGGGACGCATCAGCGCTCCCACCGACCTGCCGTCGCGCGCGCACAGCCTGCAAGGCGCGTTGGCGGCCCGTGGCATCGCGGTCGAGGCGCCGCCCGACTACGGCCGCCAGCCGCTCGAGAGCATTCACAGTCCGGACTACCTGGATTACCTGGAAAGCGCGTTTTCGCGCTGGCAGGCGCTCAGGGGGCCGGGCGTGGATCCCGGCCCGGAAGTGCTGCCGAACCTGTCGCCCTACTACAGCGGCCGCATCGAAACGGCTGGCCGTGGCCCCTGCCCGTCGCCGTCGATCGTGGCGCAGACCGGCTACTACCTGAGCGACCTGTCCTGCCCCATCGGCCCGCACACCTGGCGCTCGGCGCTGCGCTCCACCCACAGCGCGGTGGCCGCGGCCGAGCACGTGGCCGCCAGCGGCGGCGCGGCCTATGCCCTGTGCCGGCCCTCGGGCCACCACGCCCATCGCGACCGCGCCGGCGGCTTTTGCTACCTGAACAGCAGCGCGGCCGCCGCGGCCCGGCTGTTGCAGAGCTGGTCCAAAGTGGCGGTGCTGGACGTCGACGCGCACCATGGCGACGGCACCCAGAACATCTTCTACCAGCGCGCCGACGTCATGACGGTGTCGCTGCATGCCGATCCCGCCAGCTACTACCCGTTCTACACCGGCTATGCGCACGAGCGCGGCCATGGCGCCGGCGAGGGCTGCAATCTCAACCTGCCGCTGCCGCACGGCGCCGGCAACGCCCCGTTCCTGCGGGCGCTGGACACGGCGCTGGCGGCGCTGGCCGGCTACGGGCCGCAGGCGCTGGTGCTGGCGCTGGGCTTCGATACCTACAAGGATGATCCCATCAGCGTGCTGCGGCTGGACATCGACGCCTACCGCGACATCGGCGCGCGCGTGGCCAGCCTGGGCGTGCCCACGGTGGTGGTGCAGGAAGGCGGCTACATGGTGCAGGCCATCGGCCAGGCGCTGGACGCATTCCTGGAAGGCCTGGCCCGCGCCTGA
- a CDS encoding cupin domain-containing protein has translation MQRPPAVPTVQIDNDQVIVTEWRFPPGGETGWHRHGMNYVVVPQTTGPLLLDTPNGQVTSQLTTGVSYYRPVGVEHNVINPGDTEFVFVEIEIKQPGQAPDSGCSH, from the coding sequence ATGCAACGCCCGCCCGCCGTGCCCACCGTCCAGATCGACAACGACCAGGTCATCGTCACCGAATGGCGCTTTCCGCCCGGCGGTGAAACCGGCTGGCACCGCCACGGCATGAACTACGTGGTGGTGCCGCAGACCACCGGCCCGCTGCTGCTGGATACGCCCAACGGCCAGGTCACCAGCCAGCTCACCACCGGCGTGTCCTACTACCGGCCGGTGGGCGTCGAACACAACGTCATCAACCCCGGCGACACCGAATTCGTGTTCGTCGAGATCGAGATCAAGCAGCCGGGGCAGGCTCCGGACTCCGGCTGTTCGCACTGA